From a single Bacteroidales bacterium genomic region:
- the murF gene encoding UDP-N-acetylmuramoyl-tripeptide--D-alanyl-D-alanine ligase, with the protein MDQAQLYKLFTEHPHISLDSRIIPENCLFFALKGETHDANFFASDALENGAAYAIVDNPNVVASDKHIFVDDVLSTLQQLATYHRNQFNIPVIAITGSNGKTTTKELVAAVLSNKYPCLFTQGNLNNHIGVPLTLLQLNATHRIAVIEIGANHVGEIKKLCELVLPTYGLITNIGRAHLEGFGSFENVITAKSELYAAIRQNTGKVFVNICDDLLIKHAGDISRVTYGIDPTADYRGEITSRHPFISLDCSENCTKYKVHSQLAGSYNANNILAAICIGRYFGVAVNDIIDVIESYIPRNNRSQIITTAKNQVILDAYNANPSSMDVALESFSASPGQPKMCILGDMFELGEFADAEHKAIIGKVLKAGFEKVLFVGTSFSLHKIADPVCTFIDDTIEAKHWLAQQQVKGFSILVKGSRKMRLETLLDEL; encoded by the coding sequence ATGGATCAAGCTCAACTTTACAAGCTTTTTACTGAGCATCCTCATATCAGTCTTGATTCAAGGATTATTCCTGAAAACTGCCTGTTCTTCGCCCTGAAGGGAGAAACCCATGATGCCAACTTTTTTGCCAGCGATGCGCTTGAGAATGGAGCAGCCTATGCCATTGTTGATAATCCCAACGTAGTCGCATCCGACAAACATATTTTTGTTGACGATGTGCTCAGCACATTACAGCAGCTGGCAACATATCACCGAAACCAGTTCAACATTCCTGTGATTGCCATTACAGGCTCGAACGGAAAAACTACAACCAAAGAACTTGTTGCCGCGGTTCTCAGTAATAAATATCCATGTTTATTCACACAGGGAAACCTGAATAATCATATTGGCGTACCACTCACGCTGCTACAGTTGAATGCGACTCACCGTATTGCCGTTATTGAGATTGGCGCGAACCATGTAGGGGAGATCAAAAAACTTTGCGAACTCGTATTGCCAACCTATGGTTTAATCACAAATATTGGCCGGGCCCATCTTGAAGGCTTCGGTAGTTTTGAAAATGTAATTACAGCCAAATCCGAATTGTATGCAGCTATCAGGCAAAACACGGGTAAGGTTTTCGTAAATATTTGTGATGATTTACTTATTAAGCATGCAGGAGATATTTCCCGAGTCACTTATGGTATAGATCCAACGGCAGATTACAGGGGAGAGATCACAAGCAGGCACCCATTCATTTCACTCGATTGTTCGGAAAACTGCACTAAATACAAAGTTCATAGTCAACTTGCTGGATCGTACAATGCAAATAATATATTGGCAGCCATTTGCATAGGAAGATATTTCGGGGTTGCCGTCAACGATATAATCGATGTTATTGAATCATATATTCCGCGAAACAACCGCTCGCAAATTATTACTACTGCGAAAAATCAGGTAATACTTGATGCTTACAATGCCAATCCTTCGAGTATGGATGTTGCCCTTGAAAGTTTCAGCGCTTCCCCCGGGCAGCCCAAGATGTGTATTTTAGGTGATATGTTCGAACTTGGTGAATTTGCGGATGCGGAGCACAAAGCTATTATCGGCAAGGTTCTGAAAGCAGGATTTGAGAAAGTTCTTTTTGTCGGCACTAGTTTCAGTCTTCATAAAATCGCCGATCCTGTTTGCACTTTTATTGATGATACGATAGAGGCAAAACATTGGCTTGCACAGCAGCAAGTCAAAGGGTTCAGCATTCTGGTAAAAGGTTCGCGCAAAATGCGGCTCGAAACTTTACTCGACGAACTTTAA
- a CDS encoding tetratricopeptide repeat protein — translation MIKKSVFSFLILLAVSGHQLQAQQTKSLPSYAEQFRQAEALFELGKYAAARPLFESIADPSSEADPLLKVQAAYYTALSAVELEHNDAEFLLEDFLARNPESSVRNLAYFKLGALQFKKKNYRGALRSFEEVNARALSNKELAELYFKMGFGYMRAGDNAKAKQNFNQVRETQTDYTIQATYYYAHLSYLDGEYEKALLDFDKIKNERAYRSIVPHYIVHIYYMQGQYDEVIQHGMPMFTSERSRQNLEMARMIGDSYYRIGNYDEALRVLQFYHDNNRRQPTREESYQLAFLNYLKENYAEAIRYFQPVTSLDDSLSQYAYYHLADAYLKTGQKQYAGDAFNSAYRMPFNPAIREDALFNYAKLSLETSANPYNESIKALNQYLSDYPNGIRRQEALSYLVHLYLTTNNYREALASIENIKEKDNRLKEAYQKITYYRGIELFNDRDHFNAIAMFKKSQENPVDAALNANSLFWTGEAYFRLTQNDLAINYFNRFINASGARNLPMFHFAHYNLGYIYFQQKNYNLALQSFNRFLANEARENKRMVSDAYLRIGDANFISKSYQNAIQQYDKAIRTGGGESDYATFQKARAQGALGDQQGKIATLRAFQREYSTSPYAAEAFYEMGNTALILNQNSEALQFFSALIKNYPGSNLVRTSLMKTGLVYYNTNDNSRALETFKKVVQDYPGSPEAHEALSNIRNIYVDLNNVDEFITYSSKLSFAQVTDREQDSLIYIAAMNRYMAGDCNSAKPGFANYLTRYPQGFYSLHANFYKAECEMRENNTAEALGSYEKVIERPRSEFTERSLQRAARINHDLKNYEKARGQYVELEEIAGNPTIRIEAITGQLHTSKQLDDYSATLVAAEKLLADERVPESSLAEIHLLAGKAARVLQQDEKALESFRQAIRLSPRGAYGAEATYHLASVQFKQNKTTEAENTIFELSANYASYDYWVASGFIMLADIYRDTGNIFQARQTLLSIIENYQGEDLKEVARQKLNALPELGSN, via the coding sequence ATGATAAAAAAATCTGTTTTTTCATTCCTGATCCTGCTGGCCGTTTCAGGTCATCAGCTACAAGCACAGCAAACCAAATCTCTTCCATCGTATGCTGAACAATTCAGGCAGGCGGAGGCATTATTTGAATTGGGGAAATATGCTGCCGCCAGGCCACTTTTTGAGAGTATTGCCGATCCTTCCTCTGAAGCCGATCCGCTTCTGAAAGTCCAGGCAGCATATTATACTGCCCTCAGCGCTGTAGAACTTGAACACAACGATGCTGAATTTCTACTTGAAGATTTTTTAGCCAGGAACCCTGAGAGCTCTGTGCGTAATTTAGCATATTTCAAGCTGGGAGCGCTTCAGTTTAAGAAAAAGAACTACCGGGGAGCCTTACGGTCTTTTGAGGAAGTCAATGCCAGGGCGCTGAGCAATAAGGAGCTGGCAGAACTCTATTTCAAAATGGGATTCGGCTATATGCGCGCCGGAGATAATGCCAAGGCGAAACAAAATTTCAACCAGGTACGCGAAACCCAAACCGATTACACCATACAGGCTACTTATTATTATGCACACCTTTCTTACCTCGACGGGGAATATGAAAAAGCGTTGCTTGATTTCGATAAAATTAAAAATGAACGGGCATACCGCTCAATAGTTCCGCATTACATTGTTCATATTTATTATATGCAGGGTCAATATGATGAGGTGATCCAACATGGAATGCCCATGTTCACTTCAGAACGCAGCCGCCAGAACCTGGAAATGGCCCGAATGATAGGTGATTCTTATTACCGGATCGGAAATTATGATGAAGCATTGCGCGTGTTGCAATTTTATCACGACAACAATCGCCGCCAGCCCACCCGCGAAGAGTCGTATCAACTGGCATTCCTGAATTATCTGAAAGAAAATTATGCCGAAGCCATCCGTTATTTTCAGCCGGTTACCAGTCTCGATGATTCGTTAAGCCAATATGCGTATTACCATCTCGCCGATGCTTACCTGAAAACCGGCCAAAAGCAATATGCCGGCGACGCTTTCAATTCGGCATACAGGATGCCGTTCAACCCGGCAATCAGGGAAGATGCACTGTTTAACTACGCAAAACTGTCGCTTGAAACAAGCGCAAATCCTTACAATGAATCCATCAAAGCGCTTAACCAGTACCTCAGCGATTATCCCAACGGAATCCGCCGTCAGGAAGCGCTTTCGTACCTTGTGCATTTGTATCTGACCACGAATAATTACCGGGAGGCATTGGCTTCAATAGAGAATATAAAGGAAAAGGACAACCGGCTCAAGGAAGCTTACCAGAAAATTACGTATTACCGGGGCATTGAACTTTTTAACGACCGTGATCATTTCAATGCGATTGCCATGTTCAAGAAATCGCAGGAAAACCCTGTTGATGCTGCTTTAAACGCCAATTCTCTTTTCTGGACCGGCGAAGCGTATTTCAGGTTGACGCAAAACGACCTGGCTATCAATTATTTTAATCGCTTCATAAATGCCAGCGGAGCGCGAAACCTTCCCATGTTTCATTTTGCGCATTACAACCTCGGCTATATTTACTTCCAGCAGAAAAATTATAACCTGGCCCTTCAGTCCTTCAACCGTTTCCTGGCGAATGAAGCCAGGGAAAACAAACGAATGGTCAGCGATGCATATTTACGAATTGGTGATGCAAATTTTATTTCCAAAAGTTATCAGAACGCCATTCAACAATATGATAAAGCAATACGAACCGGTGGGGGCGAGTCAGATTATGCAACATTCCAGAAGGCACGTGCCCAGGGCGCTTTGGGCGATCAGCAAGGTAAGATCGCCACTTTGAGGGCATTTCAGCGCGAGTACAGCACATCGCCATACGCCGCCGAAGCCTTTTATGAAATGGGCAACACCGCCCTGATCCTGAACCAAAACAGCGAAGCGCTGCAGTTTTTCAGCGCCCTGATAAAAAATTATCCGGGCAGTAACCTTGTGCGAACGTCGCTGATGAAAACCGGTTTGGTGTATTACAATACCAACGACAATTCGCGTGCACTCGAAACATTTAAAAAAGTTGTGCAGGATTATCCCGGATCTCCCGAAGCGCACGAAGCACTGTCGAACATCAGGAATATTTATGTTGATTTGAACAATGTGGATGAGTTTATCACTTATTCAAGCAAGCTTTCCTTTGCCCAGGTTACTGACCGCGAGCAGGATTCGCTGATCTACATTGCTGCTATGAACAGGTATATGGCGGGTGATTGTAACAGTGCAAAACCTGGTTTCGCAAATTACCTTACACGCTATCCGCAGGGATTTTATTCGCTTCACGCCAATTTTTATAAAGCAGAATGTGAAATGAGGGAAAACAATACTGCGGAAGCATTGGGAAGTTACGAGAAAGTAATTGAAAGGCCGCGTTCTGAATTTACAGAGCGATCGTTGCAGCGTGCAGCCAGGATCAACCATGATCTAAAAAACTATGAAAAAGCGCGCGGGCAGTATGTTGAACTCGAAGAAATCGCCGGCAATCCCACTATACGCATTGAAGCCATCACAGGCCAGTTGCACACCAGCAAACAACTCGATGATTACAGCGCAACCTTGGTGGCGGCCGAGAAACTTTTAGCTGATGAGAGGGTTCCCGAATCTTCGCTTGCCGAAATTCACCTTCTTGCCGGCAAAGCTGCCAGGGTGCTGCAACAGGATGAAAAAGCACTTGAATCGTTCAGGCAGGCCATCCGCTTATCTCCAAGAGGAGCTTATGGCGCCGAAGCCACCTACCACCTTGCTTCGGTTCAGTTTAAGCAAAACAAAACCACCGAAGCTGAGAACACAATTTTTGAGCTTTCAGCCAATTATGCCTCCTACGATTATTGGGTTGCCAGCGGGTTCATTATGCTTGCCGATATTTACCGTGATACAGGGAATATTTTCCAGGCACGCCAGACCTTGTTAAGCATCATTGAGAATTACCAGGGCGAAGACCTGAAGGAAGTTGCAAGGCAAAAACTCAATGCTTTACCTGAACTGGGAAGCAATTAA
- a CDS encoding anhydro-N-acetylmuramic acid kinase: MDFNENTIYRVTGIMSGTSLDGMDMAACIFRVRDGKWEYTIEHTVTWPYTPEWKSRLQSLFNASAAELAKIHFDYGRLSGELAKSFHTRTNFDPILIASHGHTVFHDPQTGFSMQIGNGAAIAAAGGKPVVCDFRAMDVCLGGQGAPLVPMGDEILFSQYDACLNLGGFSNISLKRDGKRIAFDICPVNTVLNQLAGKLGHEFDFNGNLARDGQIIEPLLEKLNSLLYYELPAPKSLGTEMLIRQMFPILEDSNYPVNDLLRTFVEHISVQIGRIVRQYKIKEILLTGGGAHNLFLISNIEKACGCKLVIPDNETIEYKEALIFALLGLLRWSGKTNILSSATGAIADSCGGAVYLPAK, translated from the coding sequence ATGGATTTCAACGAAAACACTATTTACAGGGTCACAGGCATTATGTCGGGCACTTCACTGGATGGCATGGACATGGCAGCCTGTATTTTTCGTGTTCGTGACGGGAAATGGGAATATACAATTGAGCATACTGTTACCTGGCCATATACGCCTGAATGGAAAAGCAGGCTGCAATCATTATTCAATGCAAGCGCTGCTGAACTTGCAAAAATACATTTCGACTATGGCAGGCTGAGCGGTGAACTGGCCAAAAGCTTTCATACTAGAACTAATTTCGATCCTATACTCATTGCTTCTCATGGTCACACTGTTTTTCACGATCCCCAAACAGGGTTCAGCATGCAGATTGGCAATGGTGCTGCGATTGCTGCCGCCGGCGGAAAACCGGTTGTTTGTGATTTCAGGGCAATGGATGTATGCCTTGGAGGACAGGGCGCGCCATTGGTTCCAATGGGTGATGAAATTCTCTTTTCGCAATATGATGCCTGCCTGAACCTTGGCGGGTTCTCAAATATTTCGTTGAAACGTGATGGTAAACGGATCGCATTCGACATTTGCCCGGTAAACACGGTATTGAACCAATTGGCCGGTAAACTGGGTCATGAATTTGATTTTAATGGCAACCTGGCGAGAGATGGCCAAATCATAGAACCATTGCTTGAAAAGCTAAACAGCTTGCTTTATTATGAACTTCCAGCACCAAAATCGCTGGGAACCGAAATGTTGATCAGGCAAATGTTTCCTATCCTGGAGGATTCTAATTATCCGGTAAATGATTTATTGCGAACCTTTGTGGAGCATATTTCAGTACAAATAGGCAGGATCGTTAGACAATACAAGATCAAAGAAATATTGCTTACCGGTGGGGGAGCGCACAATCTTTTTCTGATCAGCAATATAGAAAAAGCCTGTGGCTGTAAGCTGGTCATTCCTGATAATGAGACGATAGAATACAAAGAAGCCCTCATATTCGCCTTATTGGGATTGCTGCGGTGGTCCGGTAAAACCAACATCCTTTCATCAGCCACCGGCGCCATTGCCGATTCCTGTGGAGGGGCAGTTTACCTGCCTGCAAAATAA